The Brassica oleracea var. oleracea cultivar TO1000 chromosome C6, BOL, whole genome shotgun sequence genome includes a region encoding these proteins:
- the LOC106300238 gene encoding probable mitochondrial adenine nucleotide transporter BTL2, with protein MPGLNILPHDPSSPSSSSDLSNEAFFITGGLFLEPPDLSSPFFRSISSKCICPDSKPLHFTGHRRNQTRLRSDKNLLFLSVSLSKDEKTVSNGARRRRSGTMNTRKHLWAGAVAAMVSKTFLAPLERLKLEYTVRGEQRNLLVVAKTIATTQGFRGFWKGNLLNVLRTAPFKAVNFCAYDMYRKQLLRLAGNDEATNFERFVAGAAAGITATVLCLPLDTIRTKLVARGGEALGGIAGAFKYMIQTEGLLSLYKGLVPSIASMALSGAVFYGVYDILKSSYLHTPEGRKRLKDMKQQGQELNALDKLELGPIRTLLYGAVAGACTEVATYPFEVVRRQLQMQIGRDKLNALAMGINIIERGGIPALYAGLLPSLLQVLPSAAISYFVYECMKIVLKVE; from the exons ATGCCAGGACTCAACATCTTACCTCACGATCCCTCGTCTCCCTCCAGCTCCAGCGACCTATCCAATGAAGCTTTCTTCATCACAGGAGGTTTGTTTCTCGAACCACCAGACCTCTCGTCTCCCTTCTTCCGCTCCATCTCCTCCAAATGCATTTGCCCAGACTCAAAGCCTCTGCATTTCACCGGTCACCGGAGAAACCAAACCCGTCTCCGTTCCGACAAGAACTTGCTTTTCCTGTCCGTAAGCTTGAGTAAAGACGAAAAAACAGTTTCTAATGGAGCGAGGAGGAGGAGAAGCGGGACCATGAACACACGGAAGCATCTCTGGGCTGGTGCTGTAGCTGCCATGGTTTCAAA AACTTTCTTAGCCCCACTTGAGAGGCTAAAGCTTGAGTACACAGTTCGCGGTGAACAGAGGAACTTATTGGTGGTGGCTAAGACGATTGCGACCACGCAAGGCTTCAGAGGGTTCTGGAAAGGCAACTTGCTGAATGTTCTCAGGACGGCTCCTTTCAAAGCCGTCAACTTTTGTGCCTACGATATGTACAGAAAGCAGTTGCTTAGACTCGCTGGGAACGATGAAGCTACTAACTTTGAGAGGTTTGTTGCTGGTGCTGCTGCTGGGATCACTGCTACTGTTCTCTGCTTGCCTCTTGACACT ATACGAACCAAACTAGTGGCTCGGGGTGGAGAAGCCTTAGGAGGGATCGCAGGAGCGTTCAAGTATATGATCCAAACCGAAGGATTGTTGTCTCTCTACAAGGGTCTAGTCCCATCGATAGCAAGCATGGCTCTGTCCGGTGCAGTTTTCTACGGCGTTTACGACATCCTTAAGTCATCTTATCTGCATACACCGGAAGGCCGGAAAAGACTGAAAGACATGAAGCAGCAGGGGCAAGAACTCAATGCTCTGGACAAGCTTGAGCTAGGACCTATTAGAACTCTTCTGTACGGTGCTGTAGCAGGTGCTTGTACTGAAGTAGCTACGTATCCTTTTGAAGTAGTGAGACGACAGCTTCAGATGCAGATTGGTAGAGACAAGTTGAATGCTTTGGCTATGGGGATTAATATTATTGAAAGAGGAGGGATCCCTGCTTTATACGCTGGGCTATTACCTAGCTTGCTTCAG GTCTTGCCTTCTGCTGCAATAAGTTACTTTGTCTACGAGTGTATGAAGATAGTGCTTAAAGTAGAATGA